The proteins below are encoded in one region of Aspergillus nidulans FGSC A4 chromosome III:
- a CDS encoding uncharacterized protein (transcript_id=CADANIAT00005307): MHSGDEGTCPEARHSHTSQRKSTKYLPSNCLKVRSVTSVSTESCCVEAHLVKELRNECTSTPATSLFPLVIARRIMVLSKQEKSIPTVTAFRILTPLSQPRAMLIRMQTKTCIGGVQALQRVLSCSRQISKIKDPKRMRDRISQPLKTVKTELWPSD, translated from the exons ATGCATTCAGGTGACGAAGGGACATGTCCCGAAGCAAGGCACTCTCATACCTCACAAAGAAAGAGCACTAAGTATCTCCCTAGCAACTGTCTGAAAGTGAGAAGCGTCACTTCAGTAAGTACGGAAAGCTGCTGCGTGGAGGCTCACTTGGTAAAAGAACTAAG GAACGAATGTACTTCGACTCCGGCGACTTCGCTCTTTCCGCTGGTAATTGCGAGACGGATAATGGTGCTATCCAAACAGGAAAAGAGCATCCCCACCGTGACAGCATTTCGCATCCTTACGCCGCTATCCCAGCCGCGAGCAATGTTGATAAGAATGCAAACGAAGACCTGTATAGGAGGAGTGCAAGCCCTGCAACGAGtcctctcctgcagcagacAAATTTCAAAGATCAAGGATCCAAAAAGGATGAGGGACAGGATAAGCCAGCCTCTCAAGACTGTTAAAACGGAACTATGGCCTTCAGATTGA
- a CDS encoding uncharacterized protein (transcript_id=CADANIAT00005308), whose amino-acid sequence MLALAPQISIGGTEFMNLGPLSQNLTPQTLAGGGGITPEEGLPINFNISPFVESPQPTDDAESGNSPLQQQQQQQQQQHQSPPVPPQIPPHMPPQISFHPQIRPPYGISIPTIHRVKLDRIRRNSAPELSLHELERQTKHANRRASHNIVEKRYRINLNSKFRKLHEIVFCRTDPTFVPDIANANGSSNSANSNSEGPASAPVSAIATQANRSQPPKASIIDSALNYIESLQREVHELKRRLEVYEKDGAPLQGLGRVGGKALPDLGAEIGSGDAQDYANDEHTKEGCESSSVKSESPFAWTIT is encoded by the exons ATGC TCGCGTTGGCTCCCCAGATCTCAATAGGCGGAACGGAGTTTATGAATCTCGGCCCGCTGTCCCAGAAC CTGACGCCTCAGACTCTTGCCGGAGGAGGGGGAATCACGCCAGAGGAGGGCTTGCCCATCAACTTCAACATATCCCCCTTTGTCGAATCGCCGCAGCCTACGGACGATGCCGAGTCCGGCAAttctcctctccagcagcagcaacaacaacaacaacagcaacaccaATCCCCGCCCGTGCCACCTCAAATACCGCCTCACATGCCACCGCAAATCTCCTTCCACCCACAAATCCGACCTCCCTACGGAATCTCCATCCCAACCATACACCGGGTGAAACTCGACCGTATCCGCCGCAACTCCGCACCAGAACTAAGCCTGCACGAACTGGAGCGGCAAACCAAGCACGCCAACCGTCGCGCCTCGCACAACATCGTCGAGAAGCGCTACCGCATAAACCTCAACAGCAAGTTCCGCAAGCTCCACGAGATCGTCTTCTGCAGGACCGATCCGACCTTCGTTCCGGATATCGCCAATGCCAATGGAAGTTCCAACTCTGCGAATTCCAACTCAGAAGGCCCCGCGTCTGCACCTGTATCCGCCATCGCGACCCAGGCCAATCGATCGCAGCCGCCCAAGGCATCGATTATCGATAGTGCGCTGAACTATATTGAGAGTCTGCAGCGGGAGGTTCATGAGTTGAAGCGGAGACTGGAGGTTTATGAAAAAGATGGCGCTCCGCTCCAGGGACTTGGACGTGTCGGGGGTAAGGCTTTGCCAGACCTCGGTGCTGAGATTGGATCCGGCGATGCACAGGATTATGCAAACGATGAACATACCAAAGAAGGGTGCGAAAGCAGCTCGGTGAAATCCGAGTCACCTTTTGCTTGGACTATCACGTGA